A window of Leptotrichia sp. oral taxon 221 contains these coding sequences:
- a CDS encoding PD-(D/E)XK nuclease domain-containing protein, whose translation MFLNKFFGTEVKTNILIKALENGDIKKFEKTLGEIMINMLSFFDLDKEMEKIYQVFMIGLVGFLMGKYEIISNDESGYGRYDLVMIPIKSNEKAYLMEFKISKTKNEMEKIAQKVLKQIDEKKYDTKLKARGIKNILKIGITFHGKEVKVAYK comes from the coding sequence ATGTTCTTAAACAAGTTTTTTGGAACAGAAGTAAAAACAAATATTTTGATAAAAGCACTTGAAAATGGAGATATTAAGAAATTTGAGAAAACATTAGGAGAAATAATGATAAATATGTTAAGTTTTTTTGACTTGGACAAGGAAATGGAAAAAATATACCAAGTGTTTATGATAGGGCTTGTAGGATTTTTAATGGGGAAATATGAGATTATTTCAAATGATGAAAGTGGATATGGAAGATACGACCTTGTGATGATTCCAATAAAAAGCAATGAAAAAGCTTATCTTATGGAATTTAAAATATCAAAGACAAAAAATGAAATGGAAAAGATAGCACAGAAAGTTTTGAAACAGATTGATGAAAAGAAATATGATACTAAACTAAAGGCAAGAGGGATAAAAAATATCTTGAAGATTGGGATTACATTTCATGGGAAAGAAGTGAAAGTTGCTTATAAATAA
- a CDS encoding integrase core domain-containing protein: MTTRPYSPWQNGKVERSHRLDSNYYLGKRFRSLEELRRSVKRYCSRYNNISRKVLNFKSPNEYEESHKERKQKNCLKIV, encoded by the coding sequence ATGACAACAAGACCGTATTCGCCGTGGCAGAATGGGAAAGTGGAAAGAAGCCACAGGCTAGACAGTAATTATTATTTAGGAAAAAGATTTAGAAGTCTGGAAGAATTAAGAAGGTCAGTAAAAAGATACTGCAGCAGATACAATAATATATCAAGAAAAGTATTAAATTTTAAAAGTCCAAATGAATACGAAGAAAGCCATAAAGAAAGGAAACAAAAAAATTGCTTAAAAATAGTCTAA
- a CDS encoding ParA family protein: MKKIAIVNNKGGCGKTTTVFNLAHYFSKQGLKTLAIDTDPQLNLSTNFGINVNELNFSLGDYLLERTNDFQPEKLNKNLYLISAGTEAEKDMEELRNQGPYYYQLLNNFLENLSENYDVIIFDTAPAFNAYTTSAIYTSSVYPVILPGINELLGLNATINFTKGLGKDISGIILIRKEKTALSEQIQEQLKEEYKDYLLKSIIRKNVALSECIVTHQSIFDYSKNANGAKDYSSLAKEMIKKEGIK; this comes from the coding sequence ATGAAAAAAATAGCAATAGTTAATAATAAAGGTGGTTGTGGTAAAACAACAACGGTTTTTAATTTGGCACATTATTTTTCAAAGCAGGGATTAAAAACTTTGGCAATCGATACTGATCCGCAGTTAAATCTTTCTACAAATTTTGGAATAAATGTTAATGAATTAAATTTTTCGTTAGGAGATTATTTACTTGAAAGAACAAATGACTTTCAACCCGAAAAATTAAATAAAAATTTATATTTAATAAGTGCTGGGACTGAAGCAGAAAAAGATATGGAAGAATTAAGAAATCAAGGACCATATTATTATCAACTGTTGAATAATTTTTTAGAAAATCTATCAGAAAATTATGATGTTATAATATTTGATACCGCTCCAGCATTTAATGCGTATACGACTTCAGCAATTTACACTTCAAGTGTTTATCCTGTAATTTTACCTGGAATAAATGAGCTTTTAGGACTTAATGCTACGATTAATTTTACAAAAGGATTGGGAAAAGATATATCGGGAATTATATTAATTAGAAAAGAAAAAACAGCATTGTCGGAACAAATACAGGAACAGTTGAAAGAAGAATATAAAGATTATTTACTAAAAAGTATAATAAGAAAAAATGTGGCTTTATCGGAATGTATTGTTACACATCAATCAATATTTGATTATTCAAAAAATGCAAATGGAGCAAAAGATTATAGTAGCTTAGCAAAAGAAATGATAAAAAAAGAGGGGATAAAATGA
- a CDS encoding site-specific integrase, which produces MKDIFIQNRNDIILIDDEKDEKEEKVKYLSESDIKKIIENASLNYKVVFSLLYELGARINEVVNLKYSDIQKINYRGKNLTVAKINNSKQKFKDYKEIVMSSELYALLLEQQLHLGLTSKDYIARNSRKGRADENHTNRYMKRLFEKLGIDKKFAHTHVFRHSRAVHLLNAGLSLAELKKVLGHKNINNTLIYANLSFSDINSKLVNLDSILK; this is translated from the coding sequence ATGAAGGATATTTTTATACAAAATAGAAATGATATAATTCTTATAGATGATGAAAAAGATGAAAAAGAAGAAAAGGTTAAATATCTTAGTGAATCAGATATAAAAAAAATTATTGAAAATGCAAGTCTTAATTACAAAGTAGTATTTTCATTACTATATGAATTAGGAGCAAGAATTAATGAAGTAGTTAACTTAAAGTATAGTGATATACAGAAAATTAATTACAGGGGGAAAAATCTAACAGTGGCAAAAATCAATAACTCAAAACAAAAATTTAAGGATTACAAGGAAATTGTTATGTCATCAGAACTTTATGCTCTATTACTAGAACAGCAGCTACATTTGGGATTAACAAGTAAAGACTATATTGCACGAAATTCTAGAAAAGGAAGAGCTGATGAAAATCACACAAATAGATACATGAAACGTTTATTTGAAAAGTTAGGAATTGATAAGAAGTTTGCACATACGCATGTATTCCGTCACAGTCGAGCAGTACATTTACTAAACGCTGGATTATCATTAGCAGAATTAAAGAAAGTTCTTGGTCATAAAAATATAAACAATACTTTAATTTATGCTAACTTGAGTTTTTCAGATATCAATAGCAAACTTGTAAATTTAGATAGTATTTTAAAATAA